One genomic region from Alteromonas pelagimontana encodes:
- a CDS encoding bifunctional ADP-dependent NAD(P)H-hydrate dehydratase/NAD(P)H-hydrate epimerase yields MLDTQLTTSLSYKLFRADQVRENERLAAEKSGCNMFTLMLRAGEAVFRQCQLLLPHAERYLVLVGHGNNAGDGYIAALQAKKAGKQVHVCAVEPQRKLEGDAGEAQKRWREGGGQVEAFSAAVLEDASLVIDALLGTGISSSIRNEFADIIDAVNAAEKPVVSVDVPSGLDANTGQSLGRCVEASVTVTFVGIKPGLTTGAGKQSCGTLVYEDLGIGRAFSELARSSATLLDIEQFRSMGPRDVHSHKGTYGRLLCVGGNKGTAGAIRLSSEAALRSGAGMVRVFVHEGSTVQVSAGRPELMVTDEKLEEALKWATCVVIGPGLGQDEWGEQVFTTVMKHCQAHPKPMVIDADALNLLGKQSTAYTINDCILTPHAGEAARLLGVSVEDVESERFNYARQCSQRYHATCVLKGAGTIIDNESKTWVCRHGNPGMATAGSGDVLSGILGALLAQGLDKDTASTYGVTLHGKAGDEVARLHGQRGMIASDLFDSVRVLINQ; encoded by the coding sequence ATGCTGGATACTCAACTCACCACAAGTTTATCATACAAACTGTTTCGCGCCGATCAGGTTCGGGAAAATGAACGTCTGGCTGCAGAGAAAAGTGGCTGCAATATGTTTACGCTGATGCTGCGAGCTGGTGAGGCAGTGTTTCGTCAGTGCCAGTTGTTGTTGCCTCATGCTGAACGCTATCTCGTGCTGGTGGGGCATGGTAATAACGCTGGCGACGGCTACATTGCCGCACTGCAGGCTAAGAAGGCGGGTAAACAGGTGCATGTCTGTGCTGTCGAACCACAGCGTAAGTTAGAAGGCGATGCTGGCGAAGCACAAAAGCGCTGGCGCGAGGGCGGTGGTCAGGTGGAAGCGTTCAGCGCCGCTGTACTGGAAGATGCCAGCCTGGTGATCGATGCATTATTAGGTACCGGAATCAGCAGCAGTATTCGCAATGAATTTGCAGACATCATTGATGCCGTCAATGCAGCTGAGAAACCGGTGGTCAGTGTTGATGTGCCGTCAGGATTGGACGCCAACACCGGGCAGTCTCTGGGGCGTTGCGTAGAAGCCAGTGTGACGGTGACTTTTGTGGGAATCAAACCGGGACTGACCACAGGGGCAGGCAAACAATCCTGCGGTACACTGGTCTATGAAGATTTAGGAATTGGTAGAGCCTTCAGTGAGCTGGCCCGCTCCAGCGCGACACTACTGGATATCGAGCAATTCAGGAGCATGGGTCCAAGAGACGTGCATAGCCATAAAGGAACGTATGGACGTCTGTTATGCGTTGGGGGAAACAAGGGGACTGCAGGGGCGATTCGGTTGAGCAGCGAAGCGGCGTTACGCAGTGGTGCTGGAATGGTAAGAGTGTTTGTTCATGAAGGTTCTACCGTACAGGTGAGCGCAGGGCGACCAGAATTAATGGTAACGGACGAAAAACTGGAAGAGGCGCTTAAATGGGCAACCTGTGTGGTGATAGGGCCGGGTCTGGGGCAGGATGAGTGGGGGGAGCAGGTGTTCACCACCGTAATGAAACATTGTCAGGCGCATCCCAAACCTATGGTTATTGATGCCGATGCTTTGAATTTGCTGGGGAAGCAATCAACTGCGTACACAATTAACGATTGTATTCTCACGCCACATGCGGGAGAGGCAGCGCGGTTACTAGGGGTTTCAGTGGAAGATGTGGAATCAGAAAGGTTCAATTATGCCCGCCAATGTTCTCAGCGTTACCACGCCACCTGCGTACTGAAAGGAGCCGGTACTATCATTGATAATGAAAGCAAAACCTGGGTATGCCGACACGGCAATCCGGGTATGGCAACGGCGGGCAGTGGCGATGTGTTGAGCGGTATTCTGGGAGCGCTGTTGGCCCAGGGGCTGGATAAAGACACAGCTTCTACCTACGGCGTCACGCTACATGGTAAAGCCGGTGACGAAGTCGCTCGCCTTCATGGACAACGTGGTATGATTGCCAGCGACTTATTTGACTCAGTTCGTGTACTCATCAATCAGTAA
- the miaA gene encoding tRNA (adenosine(37)-N6)-dimethylallyltransferase MiaA: MTPEGKDTLPVIALMGPTASGKTGLALSLAQHIDCEIISVDSALVYRGLNIGTAKPTSEEMSAVRHWLVDIIDPAESYSVAQFCTDAIRLIADIQARNKVPVLVGGTMMYFNALINGISPLPKSDEVVREQISREAGEKGWTALHQELGRIDPISAARIHPNDPQRLLRALEVYRSSGKTLTHWQSQQNTVCPFEITQFAIAPEDRAVLHKRIATRFDLMLEAGFIDEVKKLYRRGDLHEDLPSIRSVGYRQAWQYLDDQLSYAQMREKGIIATRQLAKRQLTWLRGWQSLCWLETFAKDNLTKVLAKVTL; the protein is encoded by the coding sequence ATGACACCTGAAGGCAAAGATACGTTACCTGTAATAGCCTTAATGGGCCCTACCGCGTCGGGAAAAACCGGTTTGGCTCTGTCACTGGCGCAGCACATTGATTGTGAAATTATCAGCGTAGATTCTGCTTTGGTATACCGCGGTTTAAACATTGGTACGGCTAAGCCTACATCAGAGGAAATGTCTGCGGTGAGGCACTGGCTCGTTGATATTATTGACCCGGCAGAGAGTTATTCAGTAGCGCAATTTTGTACTGATGCAATTAGGCTTATTGCCGACATTCAGGCGCGCAATAAAGTGCCGGTGCTCGTAGGGGGCACAATGATGTACTTTAATGCCTTGATAAATGGCATTTCGCCCTTACCTAAGTCAGACGAAGTCGTTAGAGAGCAGATAAGTCGGGAAGCTGGCGAGAAAGGATGGACAGCGCTTCACCAGGAACTGGGTCGGATTGATCCCATCAGTGCTGCGCGAATCCATCCGAATGATCCGCAAAGATTGCTACGAGCACTGGAAGTGTACCGCAGCTCTGGAAAAACACTGACTCACTGGCAATCGCAGCAAAACACAGTATGTCCCTTTGAAATCACGCAATTTGCCATTGCACCAGAGGATCGGGCGGTATTACATAAACGTATTGCCACGCGCTTCGATCTAATGCTGGAAGCGGGATTTATTGACGAAGTAAAAAAACTTTATCGTCGTGGTGATCTTCATGAAGATTTACCTTCTATACGTTCTGTAGGCTACAGACAAGCGTGGCAGTATCTGGATGACCAGTTGAGCTATGCACAGATGCGAGAGAAAGGTATTATAGCAACCCGTCAATTGGCCAAGCGGCAGTTAACGTGGTTACGGGGTTGGCAGTCTCTGTGCTGGCTAGAGACCTTTGCTAAAGATAATTTGACTAAAGTATTAGCAAAAGTCACACTTTGA
- the hflX gene encoding ribosome rescue GTPase HflX translates to MFDRYEAGEQAVLVHVNFADESSKEDLAELELLVSSAGVNAVDVLTTSRSAPHAKYFVGSGKAEEIAASVKAHDANVVIFNHALSPSQERNLEAICKCRVLDRTGLILDIFAQRARTHEGKLQVELAQLRHISTRLIRGWTHLERQKGGIGLRGPGETQLETDRRLLRGRIKSILRRLEKVQKQREQGRRSRKRAEIPTVSLVGYTNAGKSTLFNQITNAHVYAADQLFATLDPTLRKLDLQDVGPAILADTVGFIRHLPHDLVAAFKATLQETQEADLLLHVVDVADANYLATMDEVNTVLEEIEADDIQQLIICNKIDKLEEVESRIDRDEEGTPIRVWLSAQTGEGTDLLTQALTDCLAKSMVSYTLRIPPAQSRLRGVLYELNCIANEMYDADGDWVVDVKMPTADWNRLEKRLDEGLSGYIINH, encoded by the coding sequence TTGTTTGACCGTTACGAAGCCGGTGAACAGGCTGTCCTTGTTCATGTGAATTTTGCTGACGAGAGCAGCAAAGAAGATCTGGCCGAACTGGAACTATTAGTTTCTTCTGCAGGTGTGAATGCGGTAGATGTGCTTACGACATCGCGCAGTGCTCCCCATGCTAAATATTTTGTTGGTTCCGGTAAAGCTGAAGAAATCGCAGCCTCTGTTAAGGCGCATGATGCCAATGTAGTTATCTTTAATCATGCGCTTTCGCCTTCTCAGGAGCGAAATTTAGAAGCTATTTGCAAATGTAGGGTTCTAGACCGCACCGGTCTTATCCTAGACATCTTTGCGCAACGTGCACGTACACACGAAGGTAAGCTTCAGGTAGAGCTTGCGCAGTTGCGTCACATTTCAACTCGATTAATCCGCGGATGGACTCACCTTGAAAGACAAAAAGGTGGAATTGGTCTGCGGGGGCCTGGCGAAACCCAGCTTGAAACCGACCGCCGTTTGCTCCGGGGCCGGATTAAGTCTATCCTTCGCCGTCTGGAAAAAGTACAAAAACAACGGGAGCAAGGGCGTAGATCCCGTAAGCGCGCAGAAATTCCGACTGTATCATTAGTCGGGTACACCAACGCAGGTAAGTCGACACTGTTTAATCAAATTACCAATGCTCATGTGTATGCTGCGGACCAGCTTTTTGCTACATTGGATCCAACATTGCGAAAGCTTGATTTGCAAGATGTTGGGCCAGCAATACTGGCAGATACTGTAGGTTTTATCCGCCATTTGCCTCATGATTTGGTAGCCGCATTTAAAGCTACATTGCAAGAAACTCAGGAAGCGGATTTGTTGCTTCACGTAGTAGATGTGGCGGATGCAAATTATCTTGCCACCATGGATGAAGTTAATACGGTTTTGGAAGAAATCGAGGCTGACGATATTCAGCAACTCATTATCTGTAACAAGATTGATAAACTCGAAGAAGTCGAGTCACGTATAGATAGAGATGAAGAAGGTACTCCTATACGAGTATGGCTTTCAGCTCAGACTGGTGAAGGTACTGATCTGCTTACGCAGGCGTTAACAGATTGTCTGGCAAAGAGCATGGTCAGTTATACTTTACGCATACCGCCTGCACAAAGCCGATTGCGTGGAGTTTTATACGAATTAAACTGTATTGCCAATGAAATGTATGATGCAGACGGAGACTGGGTGGTGGATGTGAAAATGCCCACCGCAGATTGGAACCGTCTGGAAAAAAGGCTAGATGAAGGGCTGTCTGGCTATATTATAAATCATTAG
- the tsaE gene encoding tRNA (adenosine(37)-N6)-threonylcarbamoyltransferase complex ATPase subunit type 1 TsaE → MSYPQSSFFAASPEDTARLAEDLSSALTQLLPAGVVIFLEGELGAGKTTFSRYFIQSLGHTGNVKSPTYTLVEPYELEGVVVYHFDLYRLSDPEELEYMGVRDYFRDNAICLVEWPEKGGQSLAKADLVISISSMREGRRFTIEALSTKGTKLLQLCKRV, encoded by the coding sequence ATGTCTTATCCCCAAAGTTCTTTTTTTGCAGCATCGCCGGAAGATACTGCGCGCCTGGCCGAAGATTTGTCTTCGGCGTTAACTCAGCTACTCCCGGCAGGCGTAGTAATTTTTTTGGAAGGCGAACTGGGCGCAGGTAAAACTACCTTCAGCCGTTATTTTATTCAGTCGCTGGGCCACACCGGCAACGTGAAAAGCCCTACTTATACACTGGTTGAACCTTACGAATTAGAAGGGGTCGTAGTTTATCATTTTGATCTTTATCGTCTCTCTGATCCGGAAGAACTGGAATATATGGGGGTAAGAGATTATTTTCGAGATAACGCCATATGCCTGGTCGAATGGCCAGAAAAGGGGGGGCAGAGCTTGGCAAAAGCAGATTTAGTGATTAGTATAAGTTCAATGCGAGAAGGACGTCGGTTTACTATAGAGGCCTTGAGTACAAAGGGCACGAAGTTACTTCAGTTGTGTAAGCGGGTTTAA
- the hflC gene encoding protease modulator HflC → MKNLIIAVIVVLALLATGSLFVVREGERAIVIQFGKVQRDDESGETRVFDPGLHFKLPFIDSVKHFDARIQTLDDAPDRFVTTEKKDLIVDSYVKWKINDFARYYLSTGGNRLQAEALLKQKVNNGLRSEFGNRTINQIVSGERSALMSQAMEQASTSSSELGIEIVDVRVKQINLPTEVSNSIFQRMRAERAGVAREHRSEGKEQAEVLRADIDAKVTVMLADAERNARQVRGEGDAIAAEIYADTYSKSPDFFSFLRSMDAYRASFNNKQDVLVVSPETEFFRFMNGQNGKGN, encoded by the coding sequence ATGAAAAATCTAATAATTGCTGTAATTGTTGTGCTTGCATTATTGGCTACAGGATCGCTGTTTGTTGTTCGGGAAGGCGAGCGAGCAATCGTCATTCAGTTCGGTAAAGTACAGCGAGACGATGAATCAGGTGAGACACGGGTTTTTGATCCAGGTTTGCATTTTAAATTACCATTCATTGATTCGGTTAAACATTTTGATGCCCGCATCCAAACTTTAGATGATGCGCCTGACAGATTCGTTACCACCGAGAAGAAAGACCTTATCGTTGATTCCTATGTAAAATGGAAAATTAATGACTTTGCACGTTATTATCTGTCTACTGGCGGTAATAGACTGCAAGCTGAAGCGCTACTTAAGCAGAAGGTAAACAACGGGCTAAGGTCTGAATTCGGTAATCGCACAATTAATCAGATTGTTTCTGGCGAACGTTCGGCATTAATGAGCCAAGCTATGGAGCAAGCTTCTACTTCTTCCAGTGAATTGGGTATAGAAATTGTCGACGTGCGTGTTAAGCAGATAAACTTGCCAACGGAGGTGAGCAACTCTATTTTCCAACGTATGCGTGCAGAACGCGCAGGTGTGGCGAGAGAGCATCGCTCAGAAGGTAAGGAACAAGCCGAAGTGCTACGTGCAGACATTGATGCAAAAGTTACCGTAATGCTTGCCGATGCTGAACGCAACGCACGTCAGGTACGTGGTGAAGGTGATGCAATTGCTGCCGAGATATATGCTGACACTTATTCTAAGAGTCCAGATTTCTTTAGTTTCCTTCGCAGTATGGATGCCTACAGAGCTAGCTTTAACAATAAGCAAGATGTGCTTGTGGTGTCTCCGGAAACAGAGTTCTTCCGCTTTATGAATGGACAGAACGGCAAAGGCAATTAG
- the mutL gene encoding DNA mismatch repair endonuclease MutL, which translates to MAIQLLPPRLANQIAAGEVVERPASVVKELLENSLDAGATKIELDIEKGGHKRIRLRDNGAGIVKDELELALSRHATSKIATLNDLDRILSLGFRGEALASISSVSRLVLTSKPVAQEQAWQACCEGREMSVVVSPAAHPDGTTIDVADLFYNTPARRKFLRTEKTEFQHIEDVVKRIALSHPHVTCVLRHNGKPVKRFPGVSQDNYPQRIAAVVGQRFIDNAVYIAIEHQGMKIQAWLGNENAMRSSTDCQFSFVNGRGMRDKLILHAIRQAYESVLGVLEQPSFVFYFDIDPYEVDVNVHPAKHEVRFQQSRLVHDFICKAVCDALAPEHSDFAEKARPAPQHDYIRPLQSVRPVEEKIADRQSAYRAEGTFKTTSASPATRNEKQYQQNYLSLMSANSDIAQPEIESANALQLSADWRIYHDKVDCWLISIAPILTQWLINILSAASTSQPLLMPVAVKAENVCEATLSTLQQAHFEVGKVAGKYRLQQVPAGCRHLPWMTLFPAMLNAEVDSVAALCQHLEATHVTWPEGVKATVWEWLETQSAEQRWEWVKKTGKTRSLQELVDWW; encoded by the coding sequence TTGGCCATACAACTCTTGCCGCCGCGACTGGCGAACCAGATAGCTGCTGGTGAAGTTGTCGAACGCCCAGCCTCTGTAGTCAAAGAACTTCTTGAGAATAGTTTAGACGCCGGGGCAACAAAAATTGAGCTGGATATAGAGAAAGGCGGTCACAAACGTATCCGTCTGCGAGACAACGGCGCGGGTATTGTTAAAGATGAGCTTGAACTTGCGCTTAGTCGCCATGCCACCAGTAAAATAGCAACATTAAATGATCTTGACCGCATTCTCTCGCTGGGTTTCCGGGGCGAAGCCCTCGCCAGTATCAGTTCAGTCAGCCGGCTGGTATTAACCTCAAAGCCCGTTGCCCAGGAGCAAGCCTGGCAGGCGTGCTGCGAAGGCCGGGAAATGTCTGTGGTTGTAAGTCCAGCAGCCCATCCTGATGGCACCACTATTGATGTGGCTGACTTATTTTACAATACCCCGGCAAGACGAAAATTTCTTCGTACGGAAAAAACTGAATTTCAGCATATAGAAGATGTCGTCAAGCGCATAGCGCTTAGCCATCCTCACGTTACCTGCGTTTTGCGTCATAACGGTAAGCCTGTAAAGCGGTTTCCCGGCGTCAGTCAGGATAATTACCCGCAGCGTATTGCTGCTGTTGTGGGTCAGCGGTTTATCGATAACGCAGTGTATATTGCGATTGAGCATCAGGGGATGAAAATCCAGGCTTGGCTTGGCAATGAAAATGCCATGCGCAGCAGCACTGATTGTCAATTTAGTTTTGTCAATGGCAGAGGAATGCGGGATAAATTAATTCTGCATGCTATTCGACAGGCATATGAGAGCGTTTTAGGGGTGCTGGAGCAACCTTCTTTCGTTTTCTATTTTGACATTGACCCCTACGAAGTGGATGTAAATGTGCATCCCGCCAAGCATGAAGTTCGCTTCCAGCAAAGCCGTCTTGTGCACGATTTTATTTGTAAGGCTGTTTGTGATGCGTTGGCTCCTGAACATTCCGATTTTGCCGAAAAAGCCAGGCCGGCGCCTCAGCATGATTATATTCGACCTCTGCAATCCGTTCGGCCTGTTGAGGAGAAAATCGCCGACAGGCAGAGCGCGTATCGTGCAGAAGGAACATTTAAGACTACCAGTGCATCGCCTGCAACGAGAAATGAAAAACAATACCAACAAAATTATCTGTCGTTGATGTCGGCGAATTCCGACATCGCTCAACCAGAAATAGAAAGTGCCAACGCGCTACAGCTTTCTGCAGATTGGCGAATTTATCATGATAAAGTTGATTGCTGGCTGATTAGCATAGCGCCTATACTGACACAGTGGCTAATAAACATTCTAAGTGCGGCGAGTACTTCTCAGCCTTTACTGATGCCGGTAGCCGTAAAGGCTGAAAATGTCTGCGAAGCCACATTGAGTACTTTACAACAAGCACATTTTGAAGTTGGTAAGGTAGCCGGTAAGTATCGCCTACAGCAAGTGCCAGCAGGATGCCGTCACTTACCCTGGATGACATTATTTCCTGCAATGTTAAATGCTGAAGTAGATAGTGTTGCTGCTCTTTGTCAGCATCTTGAAGCCACTCATGTCACCTGGCCTGAAGGCGTAAAAGCTACGGTATGGGAGTGGTTAGAGACACAATCGGCAGAGCAACGCTGGGAGTGGGTTAAAAAAACAGGCAAAACCCGCTCTCTCCAAGAACTGGTTGACTGGTGGTGA
- the hfq gene encoding RNA chaperone Hfq, with product MAKGQSLQDPFLNALRKERIPVSIYLVNGIKLQGQVESFDQFVILLKNTVSQMVYKHAISTVVPSRAITMPTTQGDAENNKGE from the coding sequence ATGGCTAAAGGGCAATCACTACAAGACCCATTTCTTAATGCGTTACGCAAGGAACGTATACCTGTGTCCATTTATCTCGTCAATGGCATTAAGTTACAAGGGCAGGTTGAATCTTTCGACCAGTTTGTCATTTTGTTAAAAAACACGGTAAGCCAAATGGTTTACAAACATGCTATCTCGACGGTCGTACCGTCGCGTGCAATCACAATGCCCACCACCCAAGGGGACGCTGAAAATAATAAAGGTGAATAA
- a CDS encoding N-acetylmuramoyl-L-alanine amidase: MLRYTISTVCLWLFAVSAFAAQNHIGGLRISPSADNTRIVLDLAQAPEFTYFSLTNPHRLVIDLAATDDSADLSTDDDTGKLVRRIRYSTPKNSQSARLVIDLTRDAKPNIFAIPPDGPYGHRLVVDLADSSPSGSSESSSGVLIDSVNNKRDRDIIIAIDAGHGGNDPGSIGPAGTYEKRITLSIAKELEALVNAEKGMRAVMIRSGDYYIYPTKRPEIARQKKADLLISIHADAFSQPEPRGGSVWVLSMRRADSELGRWLEKTERHSELLGGAAEVISDNASERYLAETILGLSMDHSMSASYALSQNVLSEMRTVTPLHKRAPQAASFAVLTAPDIPSILVEVGFISNPQEEKNLNWSTHRQRLARAMFNAAKSYFMQVPPDGTLWASLKERNRTHRVRSGESLSLLAQRYNVKVSSIKEANNLRTDVVRIGQVLTIPST; the protein is encoded by the coding sequence ATGTTGCGCTATACCATCTCCACAGTTTGTTTGTGGCTTTTTGCAGTCAGTGCGTTTGCCGCACAAAATCATATTGGTGGGTTACGGATTTCGCCATCAGCAGATAATACACGAATTGTGCTGGATTTAGCGCAGGCGCCTGAATTTACCTACTTTTCCCTGACTAATCCCCACCGTCTTGTCATCGATCTTGCCGCTACTGATGATAGCGCCGATCTCAGTACCGATGATGACACCGGTAAACTTGTGCGGCGAATACGGTATTCCACGCCCAAAAATAGTCAGTCAGCGAGACTGGTTATTGATTTAACCAGAGACGCTAAGCCAAATATTTTCGCTATTCCTCCCGATGGGCCTTATGGTCATCGGCTGGTCGTTGATCTCGCGGATTCAAGCCCCTCAGGTTCTTCAGAATCCAGCTCTGGCGTATTGATTGATAGCGTAAATAATAAACGAGACCGGGACATTATTATAGCCATAGATGCTGGTCATGGCGGCAATGATCCTGGATCGATTGGCCCTGCAGGTACCTATGAAAAGCGAATTACGTTAAGTATCGCAAAAGAGCTGGAAGCGTTGGTAAACGCTGAAAAGGGTATGCGAGCGGTCATGATTCGCTCAGGTGATTATTATATTTATCCAACCAAGCGCCCCGAAATTGCGCGGCAAAAGAAAGCAGACCTGCTCATTTCCATTCATGCTGACGCGTTTAGCCAGCCGGAGCCCCGAGGCGGCTCCGTCTGGGTTTTATCTATGCGACGGGCGGATTCTGAACTTGGTCGCTGGCTGGAAAAGACTGAGCGGCACTCAGAACTTTTAGGTGGTGCGGCTGAAGTAATTTCCGATAATGCCAGCGAGCGCTATCTCGCTGAAACCATTTTAGGACTTTCAATGGATCATTCTATGTCCGCCAGTTACGCGCTCAGCCAGAATGTACTCTCAGAAATGCGTACCGTTACGCCTCTGCACAAACGTGCGCCTCAGGCGGCCAGCTTTGCCGTACTCACTGCGCCGGATATTCCGTCGATTCTCGTCGAAGTCGGTTTTATCTCCAATCCGCAGGAAGAGAAAAATTTAAACTGGAGCACCCACCGCCAGCGTCTGGCCAGAGCAATGTTTAATGCCGCCAAAAGCTACTTCATGCAAGTCCCTCCGGATGGTACACTGTGGGCCTCGCTTAAAGAGCGAAATCGCACCCACAGAGTGCGCAGTGGGGAATCGTTGTCATTGCTGGCACAGCGTTATAATGTAAAAGTCAGCAGCATTAAAGAAGCGAATAATCTGCGTACTGATGTGGTGAGAATCGGCCAGGTGCTGACAATACCCAGTACCTGA
- the hflK gene encoding FtsH protease activity modulator HflK: MAWNEPGGKNNDPWKNRGGRDQGPPDLDDVFKNLFGKFGKMGGGKGGSGKSVGKFGILLVIGLLVVIWIISGFYTIREAERGVVLRFGEYYQQVEPGLRWKPTFIDSVIPVDVQSIRDQASSGSMLTEDENVVRVQMEMQYRVVDPYRWTYAVADPQTSLSQALDSAIRYVVGHSTMDNVLTDGREATRQRVWEELQAILEPYDLGVSIIDMNFRDARPPEEVKDAFDDAIAAQEDEQRFIREAEAYAREIEPRARGQANRMNEEAQAYKEQIILEAQGEVARFEELLPQYNKAPQVTRDRIYLETMESIFSRTSKILVDTKNGNNMMYLPLDKMMDKQNSTAPVRSRSTLEGLQNPIEIESPNSTTNSPGLRNDSFRDGRR, from the coding sequence ATGGCTTGGAATGAGCCGGGTGGCAAAAATAATGACCCCTGGAAGAACCGGGGCGGTCGCGATCAGGGGCCCCCAGATTTGGACGATGTGTTCAAGAATTTATTCGGCAAATTTGGCAAAATGGGCGGCGGTAAAGGCGGCTCAGGCAAAAGCGTTGGCAAGTTTGGTATTCTCTTGGTTATCGGTTTACTGGTAGTTATCTGGATCATAAGTGGTTTCTATACTATTCGTGAAGCTGAGCGTGGTGTGGTATTACGTTTTGGTGAGTATTACCAGCAAGTCGAACCGGGCTTGCGCTGGAAGCCAACATTTATTGATTCGGTTATTCCGGTGGATGTGCAATCTATTCGCGATCAGGCATCTTCTGGCTCTATGTTAACTGAAGACGAAAACGTAGTAAGAGTGCAGATGGAAATGCAGTACCGAGTCGTAGATCCTTACCGTTGGACTTACGCGGTAGCGGATCCACAAACCAGCTTGAGCCAAGCGCTTGATAGCGCTATTCGTTACGTCGTTGGTCACTCTACCATGGATAACGTGCTTACCGATGGTCGTGAAGCGACGCGCCAGCGTGTATGGGAAGAGTTGCAGGCAATTTTAGAACCTTATGATTTAGGTGTGTCTATCATTGATATGAACTTTCGTGATGCCCGTCCGCCGGAAGAGGTAAAAGATGCTTTTGACGACGCGATTGCCGCGCAGGAGGATGAGCAACGTTTTATTCGTGAAGCTGAAGCCTATGCCCGAGAAATTGAACCTCGCGCCCGTGGACAGGCAAACCGAATGAACGAAGAAGCACAGGCTTATAAAGAGCAGATAATTTTGGAAGCTCAGGGTGAAGTAGCCCGATTTGAAGAGTTATTACCGCAATATAATAAAGCCCCTCAAGTTACCCGTGATCGTATTTATCTGGAAACGATGGAAAGCATCTTCTCGCGCACCAGCAAAATACTGGTCGACACCAAAAACGGTAATAACATGATGTATTTGCCTCTCGATAAGATGATGGACAAACAAAATAGTACAGCGCCAGTGCGCTCAAGAAGTACACTTGAAGGTCTGCAAAATCCGATAGAAATTGAAAGCCCGAATTCCACAACCAATAGTCCGGGATTACGCAATGATAGCTTTCGTGACGGTAGGAGGTAA